TCGAGCCGGATTACCTGGCTACCAAACTGGCGGTGCTCGGGCTTACGGAAGAAGCCGATACCTGGGATCTGCAGGTCATGGTGGTTACGAAGCGGGGCGAGGAGTCCCTTTCCAGAACGATAACCTCCCTCGGCTTCGAGGTGGTGAACGCCTATACCGGCAAGGAGGCGGTCGCCCTGGCCACCACGGGGCGCATTTACATGGCATTTTGCTCCGTGACGCTCCCCGATATGTCGGCCTTTGAGCTCATGGAGCGATTCCGCCTTTACCCGCAGGTGAGGAATGTCCCCTTTTTCGTGCTGGTAAAGGATGCCATGAAGGAAGGCGAGAAGATTGCTCTTAGCCGTCAGGTTGAGCATCTGGTAAGGAAAAAAGAACTGACGCGGGAGGAATTCGCCTCATACCTGCGGCGGCGGGGCTGAGGAGAAATATTCCTCAAGTTTCCTCCGTGCCTGCCGATAAAAATAACCAGAGCAGGCATCCGAAAGGAGGCGCAGGTCGAAACAGCGGTCCAGAAAAACTTGCTGTAGCACCTGAGGTAGGCTGACGCCTACCGGAATCTCCGGCTCGTGCCGGATCGATATCGTCTCGAGAAAAGGCTGCATAGCTATTGCTATTGCAGCCTTTTCGCATTGTGAAGCGGGGAATCCGTCAATGCTTTGTCCGGAATTCCTCAATGCTTGACCATGTGGTGATCTTCATGCCGGCAAACATGCCCACCACCGACCCTCCCACCCGTATCAGCACATTTCGCGAGATGAGGTGCACCTCTTCCAGCCTGGTCCTGATATCCTTCATGAATTCCTGCCACATCTCCCTGGACTCCTCATCGTAACCGGTCATGCGTGTGCATTCCCAGACCATGGTGGTCTTGCCCTTACACTCCTTGAACAGAGAGATTATTTTAAGTATAGCCTCCATGGTGTCATCTTCCGAGAGGTGACCATCGAAGTAGAGGAACAGGTACGGTTTACTTCTTTCCATCCGGCATTCTATGGTCGGATTCATAAAAGTACCTTATTCCCGGTTTTTTTCCGGAGAATCAGTCCGCGCGAGGCGGAAATGGCTGGCTTTGCAAGATCTTGTCATGGAAGAATCGGGGCATGACGGATTTTGTCACTGAATTTTCCGGTCATGTCCGGTGAATGTGTAATATTGTATCGGCTGATTGAATATGCCGCAATAATAGTGCCTAAATTGTCGGGGCTAAATCTTCACCGTCTTGTAGAGGAAATTCTTGAATATTTATGTGATATTGGCAACTTGCAACTTATAGGTACGATATAGGTACGAACGCGACAAAAAAACAAAAGCCCCGTGCCGGTCAGACACGAGGCTTTGAAACGGCACACCTGGCTAGCTTATCATCGTAGTTGCCAAGGGTGGCTCCCTTGCGGGAGGCTCACAAGCCCGATTCACCCAAGGTGAAGAGCGGGAAGATGTTTGGTATCCATCATCAGACGCTTCACGTCAATAGGCTTAACTCAAGAGCTGCAAGAATTGCGATATGTATACATTGATACAAATTAGCGTCGTTTACAATAGTTGATAGTTGTGGTAATTTGTAAAAGAGGAGATTTGTATACAATGTTTGCGTTCGCGTACGACAAAAATAGAGCAATAGCAACAGTGCTTTACATCGCTAAGAAGCTCGGAAGCACTCCGCGCAAACCCGATATGCACCGGATTTTTAAGGTTCTATATTTTGCGGATCAAAAGCATATTGCCAAGTTTGGCCGTCCGGTTATCGGGGATACTTATATCGCGATGAAAGACGGCCCCGTGCCGTCACAAATCTACGACATGCTCAAGGATGTGCGCGATCACCTAACAGGCCAATTTGATGACTTTTTTTGCGTACAAAATTACTACGTAACTCCGCGCCGTGACCCCGATTTAGACGAATTGTCGGAATCCGATATTGAGGCTCTCGATGAGTCCATAGCGGAAAATGGCAGACTCAACTACGCCCAACTCCGTAATAAATCCCACGACAACGCTTACGAACGCTCGACACGCAATGGACGTATTCTTATACGTGAAATTGCAAAAGTATCGGGTGCCTCCCCTGAGTTACTCAAATATGTCACTTCACGTATTGAACTGGAAACTGCTGTAGCTCGTAATCGATGACAGCCCCTACACTCGGTGATAGATTCCCTGCACACATGCGGGAGGATTTTTGTGCTCGCCAAGTTCGCCCTGGCGCAGTATTTCGTCTTTTTGTCTGCAACACGAACCCTCCCAAAATTAAAATTTTAGTCGTAATTGCCACCTGTAACGATGGACAATATGCGCTTGCAGGATGTCTTTATATTAACTCTGAAATTAACACAAACTGTCTGAATACCCCGGAGTTGCAAGCGCTCCAACTACCGCTTGCATGTGCTGACTATGGGTTTTTAGCGCACGATTCTTACCTCGACTGTTCGCATATCTTCAAAATGTCTACCCAAGAGATAGAGCGGATTTTCTGCGATGATGGCGACGTATATCTCGGTGAGATTCCGCCTGTTACACTGGATGCCGCAAAAGCTAAGGTAGCTGGTGCAAAATCCATCCCGGCGAAACTTCGCAATCAATTCGGACTCCTCTAATTCAGGCCATTTCTGTAGTCGAAATTTTCTCAGTGGTTTCGAGATGCACTCCTACAACGGCCCTCCTCCTTGGCGCCGGCCTCGGAGCACTTGCCTTGACGAAACATCCCGATCTGACAGCGGCCCCACATTCATCACACTGCACCGGTGCTTTTTTACTCGAAACCAAGAGGAGGAAGCCCGTGGACACGAAAGACATTCGGGCGGCGAAGCTGAAAATGGTACAGGACGCCATAGAGCAGGTGCGGAGAATGGGGGACGATCCACCCCAAAGCAAGAAGCCGGAGAGAAAGCCGGCAAAGCAGGAAAGGGAAACGGCCAGCCGTCTTGGCTTTTCTGGTAATGCAGAAAGACGGGGATGATCTACTGCCGCAGATCTTACGGTACAAGACCATCATGCCGAACAAAAAAACACCAGAAAAAGCAACGCCCACTGCAAACCCCATTGCAGTGGGCCTCGTGCCTGCGCGAACCGATGGGGAGGCATCGCAAGCCGACCGTCTTACAGAAACCATTATAGCAATGGTCACAGAAGAGCTCAATCAAGCCTTTGCCTATGTTCTCACCCACGTAAAGCCCGCTGCACAATATGATGCAGGGGGCCTCCTCTACGCCGCCACCGCCAGCACCCTGCACTCCGGACAACCACACAAAGCCCGCGCCATTCCATCTTGCAACGCCACGCCCTCGGAAACGGTCAAGTCGTCCAGCTTAGTGAAAATCGCCCGCTGATCCGGGGTCAAGGTTGCGGTGAGTTGGTCCCGTAGCTCCATGATCTCCCGCCGGATGTCTCCGGCCGCCTCTTCTGCCCGCTCTGCCAACTCCGGGTAATCCCTCCGTTTGAAAACGCAATCCATGGTCATGCTCCTTTCTTTTTGGTCCTGCTCTTCTGCCGACCGTACACTCCGCCAACCTGCAACTCATGTAACGCCTGCATGAGCGGTCCGCGAAGAAACTTGTGGGGATTGCTGGGAATGTGGGGGAGGAACCCTTGCTTGCACAGTCTGACCACATGGGCGCGGCTCCATCCCGTCAACGCCATCACGTCATCCGTTGAAAGCAGCTTGTCCCCGCTACCTAGAAACTCCCGTAAGCGTTCGGCTCCGTCCTTCGGGTGCTTGGTGAGGTAGTCAGCCATCATCCCCACCAGAGCACAAAATTCGGCATTCTCCATCAGTCTCCTCCTTTCGTTGTAGTCCAGTCCTTCACGTTCTTCAGGAAACCGCGCAACGCCTCTACCCCTTCAGTGTGGGCAAACTTCATCAAGGCATCCTTGACGGCGGTCCCTACCTTCATCCTGTTCCATGTCCCTCCCAACTCCCGGGCGATCTGCTCGTTGCTCTGCTCCTGGTCGTAATCCCCCAGGGCGAACTTGCGGCGGATCAGGTCAGCCGCGAAGGGGGCAACCTGGTGAAGCTGCTTCTCTATGGCGTGTTCCATGGCGATCTTCCGCGCCAAGCCGCTCTCGTGGTAGGGGGAATGGGCCACGGTAGAGGCAACGCGCCGCATCCCTGACAGGTTGTCGTCTTCAGCGGTGGTAATGTATTCCTGCTCCCGCGCCTGCTCCTCGTGCTGCCGGCGCAAGTAGCGAATGGCAGCGGTGCGGCCGGAACGGAGGATGTTGTACGCGATACGGCTTGAGACGTCTTCGCCGGCGAGATAGGCGCGGAAGGCCTCCAGATCTTCCCTGGGCGCCGTAGACGTCAGGCCCCGAAGGTTGGTAATGGCAGCGGTCACGTATTCGCTGTAGAGGGTCATGGCTTCCGGGTCATTGTTGCGGAGAGTGCCGCCGGACACGGTGAATGCGGAGGAAAGGTTGTTGTTGCGGGAGGCGACGGCAGCCAGGGCGGCGCGGGCGCTTTCCAGAATCCGCGGGTTGCTCATGATCTGGTCTTCGGTAATCCCAAGGGCGCGGTATCCTCGAATCGCCCGGCGGTTGCTTTCGGCGGTCGTCACCTGCCGGCCATGACCCAACGTTACCTCCCTGGTACTCCTCGCTTGCCGTTTCTGGGCCTCGTGCTCTTCGGGGGTCCATATCTGCTCTCGGGGGAGGGTGAACCGCTCAGGGGCGAATGTGTGCGCCTGCCGTGCGCCTTCAATATGCCAGTTGCCGGCGGTGTCCCGACCTATGACCGTTCCACGTCTTTTCCGCGGTGCTCCAGTGGGCTTGAACATGACTTTCTGACGCGGCTGGAGGTCGTCACCGTTGACGACTTGGACGGTGGTTTTGTATGCGGTGCTGCGGGTAGTTGGTTTTGAGATAGTGACCGCTATGCACAACATGTTTGACCCTCCTTATTTGCAATAATCTGAATCAGAGCGTATCAATCAATACTTAACCTGTCAATGTAAAAAATACAATAAAATCACATAGTTACATTTGATATGCGCAACATATATGAATTAATGTGAATCAATCCGACAAGTTAGACAAATATGCAGGTTGAAATAATTTTTATATGTAAAAAATTAATAGAATCAGTATGTTGCGCATATCAAAAAGACGCGGGTACTGAGCCCACCACCCCAACATGAAATCATCTGCAATAATCTGAGCTTATGCCGTTGGTGAAATTTCCTGACAAAGAAATGACAAAAAACCCCCTGGAAGGAGGAACCAGGGGGAAAGGGATGCCGGG
The nucleotide sequence above comes from Geobacter benzoatilyticus. Encoded proteins:
- a CDS encoding response regulator; the protein is MDDMQRQPEIWLMGLGCDEERSAKVREYLAYAGYRVVCRGLDDFAEGRPLGVVLDLSPFSKDGWGILLDIKNNPATRDVPILPVFLSQEGTVGSVFPAVGFFTLPIEPDYLATKLAVLGLTEEADTWDLQVMVVTKRGEESLSRTITSLGFEVVNAYTGKEAVALATTGRIYMAFCSVTLPDMSAFELMERFRLYPQVRNVPFFVLVKDAMKEGEKIALSRQVEHLVRKKELTREEFASYLRRRG
- a CDS encoding Panacea domain-containing protein, whose translation is MFAFAYDKNRAIATVLYIAKKLGSTPRKPDMHRIFKVLYFADQKHIAKFGRPVIGDTYIAMKDGPVPSQIYDMLKDVRDHLTGQFDDFFCVQNYYVTPRRDPDLDELSESDIEALDESIAENGRLNYAQLRNKSHDNAYERSTRNGRILIREIAKVSGASPELLKYVTSRIELETAVARNR